One genomic region from Hyalangium minutum encodes:
- a CDS encoding mechanosensitive ion channel family protein, with the protein MYRALPVFCALVIAAFPAWALNTGLGAPPPTVERQTPQAAVQGFLEASHAGDYKRSAHYLDLDFIPRAEQAERGPQLARRLKFVLDRKLPVDLTTLSKAPEGDETDPRFDQIGTIPLDGVVVPIRLQRVAGGEDGALVWVFTEATVKQVDKLFDAYGPILADTLPAVFFERPVLGLEPWQWLGLVVTLVAGWVLASLLERISIAAAMRVARWTHMGWDDSVVNAGRGPLRMPYYAALVALGTSFLLLPPSARRAFERICYSLVIVAVAWFILRFLKATTVYLQQKVTDTTHDVARLRSLGTQFAVLRRVFEVATYIVAAALLLMQFEVVRNVGVSLLASAGLAGLVIGLAAQKSISNLLAGIQLSVTQPIRLGDKVVVENEFGTVEEITLTYVVVQVWDERRLIVPITMFLDKPFQNWTRANGSLLGPVLLQVDYSTDIDALRAELLRILQNEGRELWDGKVQNVMVVDVLDKTLSVRALVSAPNPGKLFDLRCLVRERLIVFLRGRSEWLPTVRSSSRQVVIQGEQAGTGPGTTPRA; encoded by the coding sequence ATGTACCGCGCTCTCCCTGTCTTTTGTGCTCTCGTGATCGCGGCCTTTCCGGCCTGGGCCCTCAATACGGGCCTGGGTGCACCTCCACCTACCGTGGAGCGGCAAACACCGCAGGCGGCCGTCCAGGGCTTCTTGGAGGCCTCGCATGCGGGGGACTACAAGCGGTCCGCCCACTACCTGGACCTGGACTTTATCCCGAGGGCCGAGCAGGCCGAGCGAGGCCCCCAGCTGGCCCGCCGGCTGAAGTTCGTCCTCGATCGCAAGCTCCCGGTGGACCTCACCACGCTGAGCAAGGCGCCCGAGGGCGACGAGACCGACCCCCGCTTCGATCAGATCGGCACCATTCCGCTGGACGGGGTGGTGGTGCCCATCCGCCTGCAGCGGGTGGCGGGGGGCGAGGATGGTGCGCTGGTGTGGGTGTTCACCGAGGCCACGGTGAAGCAGGTGGACAAGTTGTTCGACGCCTATGGGCCCATCCTGGCGGACACGCTGCCAGCGGTCTTCTTCGAGCGCCCGGTGCTGGGGCTGGAGCCGTGGCAGTGGCTGGGTCTGGTGGTGACGCTGGTGGCGGGGTGGGTGCTGGCGTCGCTGCTGGAGCGGATATCGATCGCGGCGGCGATGCGGGTGGCCCGGTGGACCCACATGGGCTGGGACGACTCGGTGGTGAACGCAGGCCGAGGGCCGCTGCGCATGCCGTACTACGCGGCGCTGGTGGCGCTGGGCACCTCCTTCCTTCTGCTGCCTCCGTCGGCCAGGAGGGCGTTTGAGCGGATCTGCTACTCGCTGGTCATCGTGGCGGTGGCGTGGTTCATCCTGCGCTTCCTGAAGGCGACCACCGTCTATCTTCAGCAGAAGGTCACCGACACGACCCACGATGTGGCGCGGCTGCGCAGCCTGGGCACGCAGTTCGCGGTGCTCCGGCGCGTCTTCGAGGTGGCCACCTATATTGTCGCGGCGGCGCTGCTGCTCATGCAGTTCGAGGTGGTGCGCAACGTGGGCGTGTCACTGCTGGCCTCGGCGGGACTCGCCGGCTTGGTCATCGGTCTCGCGGCGCAGAAGTCCATCTCCAACCTGCTGGCGGGAATCCAGCTGTCGGTGACGCAGCCCATCCGCCTGGGTGACAAGGTGGTGGTGGAGAACGAGTTCGGCACTGTGGAGGAGATCACCCTCACCTATGTGGTGGTGCAGGTGTGGGACGAGCGCCGGCTGATCGTCCCCATCACCATGTTCCTGGACAAGCCCTTCCAGAACTGGACCCGGGCCAACGGAAGCCTGCTGGGCCCGGTGCTCCTGCAGGTGGACTACTCCACGGACATCGACGCGCTGCGCGCGGAGTTGCTGCGCATCCTGCAGAACGAGGGCCGCGAGCTGTGGGATGGCAAGGTCCAGAATGTGATGGTGGTGGACGTGTTGGACAAGACCCTCTCGGTGCGAGCGCTGGTGAGCGCCCCGAATCCGGGCAAGCTGTTTGACTTGCGGTGCCTGGTGCGCGAGCGCCTCATCGTCTTCCTGCGAGGCCGGTCGGAGTGGCTGCCCACGGTCCGCAGCTCATCGCGGCAGGTGGTCATTCAGGGCGAGCAGGCAGGCACGGGGCCGGGCACAACGCCTCGGGCGTGA
- a CDS encoding response regulator produces the protein MHEKRRILLIDDSEITLAMEKAVLEARGYEVVATSTLMEFEKTLRTWRPDLILTDIHMPEAKGTDICRTLKNEYGTQDIPIILFSSLPDDELSKLAEQVGADGSLSKVNGLEAMGERVDELVQSILW, from the coding sequence GTGCACGAGAAGCGAAGAATCCTCCTCATCGACGACAGCGAAATCACCCTCGCCATGGAGAAGGCCGTTCTCGAGGCGCGAGGCTATGAGGTCGTGGCCACCTCGACGCTGATGGAGTTCGAGAAGACGCTGCGAACGTGGCGGCCGGACCTCATCCTCACGGACATCCACATGCCCGAGGCCAAGGGCACCGACATCTGCCGCACGCTCAAGAACGAGTACGGCACCCAGGACATCCCCATCATCCTGTTCTCCAGCCTCCCGGACGACGAGCTGTCCAAGCTGGCCGAGCAGGTGGGCGCCGATGGCTCGCTCTCCAAGGTGAACGGGCTGGAGGCCATGGGCGAGAGAGTCGACGAGCTGGTGCAGAGCATCCTCTGGTGA
- a CDS encoding multiheme c-type cytochrome, which translates to MRQLAVLALAMVVTSGCKRSPDAVPDAAPAAQAPAPKEDSSGAVLLFSADTRGYLGPCGCSENMRGGIDRAALQVMETRKGSRPVLYIDGGDSLFGEPTLAPAQVPQEELKAKTLAEAMKRMGLAVRATGELDDVRGVTFRQSLGLPELPPGGVKLLPAGARQVGVVAAQDAAQLVQGSAEARKQGADFVVALFHGTVAQAQAAAEQPGLEANLILATHTASEFSGEEHKRVNATVPVVGLQSKGRELLRVDLSYGPQKGPFAPVKSQDETDREAAALDQRMAMINKEINLPGIDPQLHKLKQAKLEELVARKQQLLTQPMEIPTGTNSYSVRFLPLESSLQGQPEVKALITEYDREVGKLNLTWAKEHGQDCPAPKKGEAAFVGSKACQECHQEAFPVWEQSKHSHGWATLEEKGKQFHLNCVSCHVTGYEQPGGVCRLDKVAGRENVGCESCHGPGSIHAEDPTPKNIVRSPGRELCVTCHNPENSPHFDFATYLPRVLGPGHGAASRGPK; encoded by the coding sequence ATGCGGCAGCTCGCGGTCCTCGCGCTGGCAATGGTGGTGACCTCGGGGTGCAAGCGCTCCCCGGACGCCGTGCCGGATGCGGCTCCGGCGGCACAGGCTCCAGCTCCCAAGGAGGACAGCTCGGGCGCGGTGCTCCTGTTCTCCGCGGACACGCGCGGCTACCTGGGCCCCTGCGGCTGCAGCGAGAACATGCGCGGCGGCATCGACCGGGCGGCCCTGCAGGTGATGGAGACGCGCAAGGGCTCGCGGCCCGTCCTTTATATCGATGGAGGCGACAGCCTCTTCGGTGAGCCCACGCTCGCCCCCGCCCAGGTTCCCCAAGAGGAGCTCAAGGCGAAGACGCTCGCGGAGGCCATGAAGCGCATGGGCCTGGCTGTCCGCGCCACGGGCGAGCTGGATGACGTGCGCGGCGTGACCTTCCGCCAGAGCCTGGGCCTGCCGGAGCTGCCTCCCGGCGGCGTGAAGCTGCTGCCTGCCGGGGCTCGTCAGGTGGGCGTGGTGGCCGCGCAGGATGCGGCACAGCTGGTCCAGGGCAGTGCCGAGGCTCGCAAGCAGGGCGCGGACTTCGTGGTCGCCCTCTTCCACGGCACGGTGGCCCAGGCGCAGGCAGCAGCCGAGCAGCCCGGGCTGGAGGCGAACTTGATTCTCGCCACCCACACCGCCTCGGAGTTCAGCGGCGAGGAGCACAAGCGGGTCAACGCCACCGTGCCGGTGGTGGGCCTGCAGAGCAAGGGCCGCGAGCTGCTGCGCGTGGACCTGAGCTACGGCCCTCAGAAGGGCCCCTTCGCTCCCGTGAAGTCTCAGGACGAGACAGACCGTGAGGCGGCTGCGCTCGACCAGCGCATGGCGATGATCAACAAGGAGATCAACCTCCCGGGCATCGATCCCCAGCTGCATAAGCTCAAGCAGGCCAAGCTGGAGGAGCTGGTGGCGCGCAAGCAGCAACTGCTGACGCAGCCCATGGAGATCCCCACGGGTACCAACTCCTACTCCGTGCGCTTCCTCCCGCTGGAGTCCAGCCTGCAAGGCCAGCCCGAGGTAAAGGCCCTCATCACCGAGTACGACCGCGAGGTGGGGAAGCTGAACCTCACCTGGGCGAAGGAGCACGGGCAGGACTGCCCCGCGCCGAAGAAGGGCGAGGCGGCCTTCGTGGGCAGCAAGGCCTGCCAGGAGTGCCACCAAGAGGCCTTCCCCGTCTGGGAGCAGTCCAAACACAGCCACGGCTGGGCCACGCTGGAGGAGAAGGGCAAGCAGTTCCACCTCAACTGCGTGAGCTGCCACGTCACCGGCTACGAGCAGCCCGGAGGCGTCTGCCGCCTGGACAAGGTGGCGGGCCGCGAGAACGTGGGCTGCGAGAGCTGCCACGGCCCCGGCTCGATCCACGCCGAGGATCCGACGCCGAAGAACATCGTCCGCAGTCCCGGGCGTGAGCTGTGCGTCACCTGCCACAACCCGGAGAACTCGCCCCACTTCGACTTCGCCACCTACCTCCCGCGCGTACTGGGTCCGGGGCACGGGGCGGCGTCCAGGGGACCAAAGTAG
- a CDS encoding LysM peptidoglycan-binding domain-containing protein, whose translation MPSLCLMLVTLAVSASPSKEELPPMPPPPAGMHVLEPEEKKQLLGSAAGEEPGEPEEANEEVESESAELEEMRALEGASLDPGAKPNAAVLQSLRRLGLANPLRLRMLDALEEPTFREDDTPEELALITDLQNFDVAQIQDRYDIPLDMQPLVAQYIHFFQGPGRKWFRKWVSRSTRFLPVMQPILEQKGLPRDTVYLAMIESGFSANAYSWAHAAGPWQFISSTGKMYGLRQDFWVDERRDPVKATHAAAAYLKQLYSELGHWYLAWAGYNTGGGRVRRMMDRHGTSDFWALSQEKGFAKETQHYVPKLIAAAMIAKNPSAFGFRDDEFEYEPPLEFDEVKLVDATDLDVLARAAGVSVKDVQELNPELRRWCTPPASEKQPYMLRLPKGSGEPFAKNFKQLSPSERLVFRIHKIRRGDTLSKIAVEYGTAAEAILQFNKLKSARTLRVNAELAIPVPASRGASAVLERKVAQARRSGVTVLRPEEEIPAGTPRAPVATGPIKTEVINGRTRVTYGVQDGDSLWAIAQRFNVSVDDLRRWNELPRSKRGLKIGTVIEVWPGNAPAPQVQERSGTVVASTQPAKPASSASKVHTLAAGETLWSVAQRYGVTVEDIQRWNNIKDHRNIPAGKQLVVAAP comes from the coding sequence ATGCCGTCTCTCTGCCTCATGCTGGTCACCCTTGCTGTCTCGGCCTCCCCGTCCAAGGAAGAGCTGCCCCCCATGCCTCCCCCTCCCGCCGGCATGCACGTGCTGGAGCCGGAGGAGAAGAAGCAGCTGCTGGGCAGCGCCGCCGGTGAAGAGCCCGGAGAGCCCGAGGAGGCCAACGAAGAGGTCGAGTCCGAGTCCGCCGAGTTGGAGGAGATGCGAGCCCTGGAAGGCGCCTCTCTGGACCCGGGAGCGAAGCCCAACGCGGCGGTGCTCCAGTCGCTGCGGCGGCTGGGCCTGGCCAACCCCCTGCGCCTGCGCATGCTGGACGCGCTGGAGGAGCCCACCTTCCGCGAGGACGACACGCCCGAGGAGCTCGCCCTCATCACGGACCTCCAGAACTTCGACGTGGCGCAGATCCAGGACCGCTACGACATCCCGTTGGACATGCAGCCGCTGGTGGCCCAGTACATCCACTTCTTCCAGGGCCCGGGCCGCAAGTGGTTCCGCAAGTGGGTGTCGCGCTCCACGCGCTTCCTTCCGGTGATGCAGCCCATCCTCGAGCAGAAGGGCCTGCCACGCGACACGGTGTACCTGGCGATGATCGAGAGCGGCTTCTCCGCCAACGCCTACTCGTGGGCGCACGCCGCTGGGCCGTGGCAGTTCATCTCCAGCACCGGGAAGATGTACGGCCTGCGCCAGGACTTCTGGGTGGATGAGCGGCGCGATCCAGTCAAGGCCACCCATGCCGCCGCGGCCTACCTCAAGCAGCTCTACTCCGAGCTGGGCCACTGGTACCTGGCCTGGGCCGGCTACAACACCGGCGGCGGGCGCGTGCGGCGGATGATGGACCGGCACGGCACCTCGGACTTCTGGGCGCTGTCCCAGGAGAAGGGCTTCGCCAAGGAGACGCAGCACTACGTGCCCAAGCTGATCGCCGCAGCCATGATTGCCAAGAACCCCAGCGCCTTCGGCTTCCGCGACGACGAGTTCGAGTACGAGCCCCCGCTGGAGTTCGACGAGGTAAAGCTGGTGGACGCCACGGACCTGGACGTCCTCGCCCGCGCCGCCGGGGTGAGCGTCAAGGACGTGCAGGAGCTGAACCCGGAGCTGCGCCGCTGGTGCACGCCTCCCGCCTCGGAGAAGCAGCCGTACATGCTGCGGCTGCCCAAGGGCTCCGGCGAGCCGTTCGCGAAGAACTTCAAGCAACTGTCGCCCAGCGAGCGCCTGGTCTTCCGCATCCATAAGATCCGGCGCGGCGACACGCTGTCCAAGATTGCCGTCGAGTACGGCACCGCGGCCGAGGCCATCCTCCAGTTCAACAAGCTGAAGAGCGCTCGCACGCTGCGCGTGAACGCGGAGCTGGCCATCCCCGTGCCCGCCAGCCGCGGCGCCTCGGCGGTGCTGGAGCGCAAGGTGGCCCAGGCCCGCCGCAGCGGCGTCACCGTGCTGCGCCCCGAGGAGGAGATCCCCGCTGGAACGCCCCGCGCACCGGTGGCCACCGGCCCCATCAAGACCGAGGTCATCAACGGCCGCACCCGTGTCACCTACGGTGTGCAAGACGGCGACAGCCTGTGGGCTATCGCCCAGCGCTTCAACGTGTCGGTGGACGACCTGCGGCGTTGGAACGAGCTGCCCCGTAGCAAGCGCGGGCTGAAGATTGGCACCGTCATCGAGGTGTGGCCGGGCAATGCGCCCGCTCCGCAGGTGCAGGAGCGCTCGGGCACGGTGGTGGCCTCCACCCAGCCCGCGAAGCCCGCGAGCAGCGCCTCCAAGGTGCACACCCTGGCCGCGGGAGAGACGCTCTGGTCCGTGGCCCAGCGCTACGGCGTCACCGTCGAGGACATCCAGCGGTGGAACAACATCAAGGACCACCGCAACATCCCCGCCGGGAAACAGCTGGTGGTGGCCGCTCCGTAG
- a CDS encoding FAD-dependent oxidoreductase, with protein MDSTSPVPQRLSGKRAVVIGGSMTGLVTARVLSDHFEEVTLIERDVLGDELTTARKGVPQGRHLHILLARGEQILSQLFPGFVPGLVQEGAELLDFGRDLAWFFYGSWLVRTDDSLPMICVSRPLLEAHVRRRVFATRGVRKLDGHEVSGLRTTPDRQRVTGVTVQRPGDPSSAEALEADLVVEASGRGSRLPTWLEGLGYPRPEETSIEIDLGYATRLYRQPSPSPYPWKALYVQDATPSRRQGVITPVEGGRWIVTLAGILGEHPPRDPQGFLDFAKSLQHDELYRAVSSAEPLSDIEVYRFPAHLRRHYERLPRFPEGLVVAGDASTSFSPTFGQGMSAACLTAMALDQALVAQRQRRGPGNLTGLPRHYHSAAAKATLQPWLLASGEDFRFPEVKGQRPLSFTMMRWFVKHLLRAARTDAVVYKRFMRITHLLSPVEELLDPRVLVRVMRAPDVSSTGEPFASTLKKTG; from the coding sequence ATGGATTCCACGTCCCCCGTCCCTCAGCGCCTGTCCGGCAAGCGGGCTGTAGTCATCGGGGGGAGCATGACGGGGCTCGTGACGGCCCGAGTGCTCTCCGATCACTTCGAAGAAGTCACCCTCATCGAGCGCGACGTGCTCGGCGACGAGCTGACCACCGCGCGCAAGGGTGTGCCCCAGGGCCGGCACCTGCACATCCTGCTGGCGCGGGGCGAGCAGATCCTGAGCCAGCTGTTCCCGGGGTTCGTCCCCGGCCTCGTCCAGGAGGGGGCGGAGCTGCTGGACTTCGGGCGGGACCTGGCCTGGTTCTTCTATGGCTCGTGGCTGGTGCGGACCGATGACAGCCTCCCCATGATCTGTGTGAGCCGTCCCCTGCTCGAGGCCCATGTGCGCCGGCGCGTGTTCGCCACCCGGGGCGTGCGCAAGCTCGATGGCCATGAGGTCTCCGGGCTTCGGACCACGCCGGACCGCCAGCGCGTGACGGGCGTCACCGTGCAGCGGCCCGGGGACCCATCCTCCGCCGAGGCGCTGGAGGCGGACCTGGTGGTCGAGGCCAGCGGCCGGGGCTCCCGGCTGCCCACGTGGCTCGAGGGCCTGGGGTACCCTCGGCCGGAAGAGACGAGCATCGAGATCGACCTGGGCTACGCCACCCGGCTGTACCGCCAGCCCTCGCCCTCGCCGTACCCGTGGAAGGCGCTCTACGTACAGGACGCGACCCCGAGCCGCCGGCAGGGCGTCATCACCCCCGTGGAGGGAGGGCGATGGATCGTCACCCTCGCGGGCATCCTCGGGGAGCATCCCCCCCGGGACCCACAGGGCTTCCTCGACTTCGCCAAGAGCCTGCAGCACGACGAGCTCTACCGCGCCGTGTCCTCGGCCGAGCCGCTGTCGGACATCGAAGTCTATCGCTTCCCGGCGCACCTGCGGCGCCACTACGAGCGCTTGCCCCGGTTCCCAGAGGGGCTCGTCGTCGCGGGAGATGCCAGCACGAGCTTTAGCCCCACCTTCGGCCAGGGAATGTCCGCCGCGTGCCTCACCGCGATGGCGCTCGACCAGGCCCTGGTGGCTCAGCGCCAACGCCGCGGCCCCGGGAACCTCACCGGCCTGCCGCGCCACTACCACTCGGCCGCCGCGAAGGCCACGCTGCAGCCCTGGCTGCTGGCCTCGGGCGAGGACTTCCGCTTCCCCGAAGTGAAGGGCCAGCGGCCGCTCAGCTTCACGATGATGCGGTGGTTCGTGAAGCACCTGCTCCGCGCCGCGAGGACCGACGCCGTGGTCTACAAGCGCTTCATGCGCATCACCCACCTGCTCAGCCCGGTCGAGGAGCTGCTCGACCCTCGCGTGCTGGTGCGCGTGATGCGGGCTCCAGACGTGAGCTCGACCGGCGAGCCCTTCGCCTCCACTCTGAAGAAGACGGGCTAG
- a CDS encoding AAA family ATPase yields the protein MAASDVSGTLDFATPLLCLQLWNGNHQAFPVAAPALTSHGSSQEDCLSEQRLFLEDYLSRAEPDVLAHFAMPGQARVELIEVLAPRADLPKRLFKPNTLELIAVVVPLAQETWVFVPALDHTVYVAKNQDLLETVRADVERLLAAREPTSHEYLRLLPPKSVSLETVQLKLRRHDVSGEKARQAKKKLQEKLQRERAHEILLSVSTQLHERDEAKRGPPLIGRDTELALVTSLFSGEKRQGVLLVGPELAGKTELLYAWLRAERKAGRERRVYATSGSRLIAGMSGFGQWQERVLRVMRAAQDLDALLYFENLGELLAQHSTESIDLPGAMKPFLEEGKVRFMGELAPESLDLLESRHPGLFATLTRVRLEPLSAKATCEALRTRVAWQRKMEPTRPALADNAVEPLVELAERYLPSRALPGKALRLYEEMRAGLQQERTGDGKVPELTRERVYSLFSLKTGVPEFLLREDRALLAGDVEAYFRRQLIGQELAVRRVVETLCMVKAGLQPQGKPLATFLFVGPTGVGKTELARLLATFLFNSPERLFRFDMSEFMDGWSADRLIRGTDQGEGLLTRRVRQQPFCVLLLDEIEKAHPAVFDLLLQVCGEGRLTDSRGRTAWFHNALIIMTSNLGASHRRSPLGIGASAADDTTHYLREVHKHFRPEMINRIDQIIPFHALTSEQVSEVARFGVEKLRQRRGLLQRGITLDLPPEATTALASSGYQEAYGARAMRRHLDQQLVVPVARALSSAGREAQGGRLEITVRDGGLDVQLHKGSPKSARSQIDVVRSLQKERRVIDAIFRLDAVIQLEEQIGFLVAQLSQGERDEKGPGSLSIANLRGEHHRLDGLWRSVQQLRSALVAAEELALLALFEQQDVQPFVEDAQLQMQALRRHLPAVLLALQPKRDDITLIAQESGETRCLHRWLVPLLEDAQRRRWIVEGRPSLTSKSSDRKRKWDERLGPDSLLKRLNSGDGLREVLLSVHGPNAGVFLALEAGVHRFSDTGEKDDVPVLTLRPVAMRSTLSDKELSLPVIAPPTPPPLKQLRLMPPVREHLPDSWIKLCEGTGIIRLDGKDYFRDLELILLEHITHAERSDGLDREGLFSFELDAVKEAKR from the coding sequence ATGGCCGCCTCTGACGTCTCCGGGACCCTCGACTTCGCCACCCCGCTCCTCTGCCTACAGCTCTGGAACGGGAACCACCAGGCGTTCCCTGTCGCCGCTCCGGCGCTGACCAGCCATGGGAGCAGCCAGGAGGACTGTCTCTCCGAACAGCGGCTCTTCCTGGAGGACTACCTCTCCCGCGCCGAGCCGGATGTCCTCGCCCACTTCGCCATGCCCGGGCAGGCCCGCGTCGAGCTGATCGAGGTGCTGGCCCCTCGCGCCGATCTGCCCAAGCGCCTCTTCAAGCCGAACACCCTCGAGCTCATCGCCGTGGTGGTGCCGCTGGCCCAGGAGACCTGGGTGTTCGTCCCGGCGCTCGACCACACCGTCTACGTGGCCAAGAACCAGGACCTGCTGGAGACCGTCCGCGCCGACGTGGAGCGGCTCCTGGCCGCCCGCGAGCCGACCTCCCACGAGTACCTCCGGCTGCTGCCGCCCAAGTCCGTGTCCCTGGAGACGGTCCAGCTCAAGCTCCGGCGCCACGATGTGTCTGGCGAGAAGGCAAGGCAGGCCAAGAAGAAGCTCCAGGAGAAGCTCCAGCGCGAGCGGGCCCACGAGATCCTCCTCTCCGTCTCCACGCAGCTCCACGAGCGCGACGAGGCCAAGCGCGGCCCTCCGCTCATTGGCCGGGACACCGAGCTGGCGCTGGTGACGAGCCTGTTCAGCGGAGAGAAGCGGCAGGGCGTGCTGCTCGTCGGCCCGGAGCTGGCGGGGAAGACGGAGCTGCTCTACGCCTGGCTCCGCGCCGAGCGGAAGGCAGGCCGGGAGCGGCGGGTGTACGCCACGAGCGGCTCGCGGCTCATTGCCGGCATGTCCGGCTTCGGCCAGTGGCAGGAGCGCGTCCTCCGCGTGATGCGCGCGGCGCAGGACCTGGACGCCCTGCTCTACTTCGAGAACCTGGGGGAGCTGCTCGCGCAGCACTCCACCGAGTCCATCGACCTGCCCGGCGCCATGAAGCCCTTCCTGGAGGAGGGCAAGGTCCGGTTCATGGGCGAGCTCGCGCCGGAGTCGCTCGATCTGCTCGAGAGCCGGCACCCGGGCCTGTTCGCCACGTTGACGCGCGTGCGCCTGGAGCCCTTGAGCGCGAAGGCCACCTGTGAGGCCCTGCGCACCCGCGTGGCCTGGCAACGGAAGATGGAGCCCACGCGGCCAGCCCTGGCCGACAACGCCGTGGAGCCGCTGGTGGAGCTGGCCGAGCGCTATCTCCCCAGCCGTGCACTGCCCGGCAAGGCGCTCAGGCTCTATGAGGAGATGCGCGCGGGCCTCCAGCAAGAGCGCACGGGTGATGGGAAGGTCCCGGAGCTCACCCGCGAGCGCGTGTACTCGCTCTTCAGCCTGAAGACGGGCGTGCCCGAGTTCCTGCTGCGAGAGGATCGCGCGCTCCTGGCGGGGGATGTGGAGGCGTACTTCCGGCGTCAGCTCATCGGCCAGGAGCTGGCGGTGCGCCGCGTCGTGGAGACGCTGTGCATGGTGAAGGCCGGCTTGCAGCCCCAAGGCAAGCCGCTGGCCACGTTCCTCTTCGTGGGCCCCACGGGCGTGGGCAAGACCGAGCTGGCGCGGCTGCTCGCCACCTTCCTCTTCAACTCGCCCGAGCGCCTGTTCCGCTTCGACATGAGCGAGTTCATGGACGGCTGGTCCGCGGACCGGCTCATCCGAGGCACCGACCAGGGCGAGGGCCTGCTCACGCGGCGCGTCCGCCAGCAGCCCTTCTGCGTGCTGTTGCTGGATGAGATCGAGAAGGCGCACCCCGCCGTGTTCGATCTGCTCCTGCAGGTCTGCGGCGAGGGCCGGCTCACGGACTCCCGAGGGCGCACCGCCTGGTTCCACAACGCCCTCATCATCATGACGAGCAACCTCGGCGCGTCCCACCGCCGCAGCCCCCTGGGCATCGGCGCGTCCGCCGCGGATGACACCACGCACTACCTGCGTGAGGTCCATAAGCACTTCCGGCCGGAGATGATCAACCGCATCGATCAGATCATCCCCTTCCACGCGCTCACCTCCGAGCAGGTGTCCGAGGTGGCGCGGTTCGGCGTGGAGAAGCTGCGGCAACGGCGCGGCCTGCTCCAGCGGGGCATCACGCTCGACCTGCCGCCCGAGGCCACCACCGCCCTCGCCTCCTCCGGCTACCAGGAGGCCTACGGCGCCCGCGCCATGCGCCGCCACCTGGACCAGCAGCTCGTCGTGCCCGTGGCCCGCGCCCTCTCCTCGGCGGGACGTGAGGCGCAGGGCGGACGGCTGGAGATCACCGTGCGCGACGGAGGGCTCGACGTGCAGTTGCACAAGGGCAGCCCCAAGTCGGCTCGCAGCCAGATCGATGTGGTGCGCTCGCTCCAGAAGGAGCGCCGGGTCATCGACGCGATCTTCCGGCTCGACGCGGTGATTCAGCTCGAGGAGCAGATTGGCTTCCTGGTCGCCCAGCTCTCCCAGGGTGAACGGGACGAGAAAGGTCCTGGTTCGCTCTCGATCGCGAACCTGCGCGGCGAGCACCACCGCCTCGATGGGCTCTGGCGGAGCGTCCAGCAACTGCGCTCGGCGCTCGTGGCCGCCGAGGAGCTGGCGCTGCTGGCGCTGTTCGAGCAACAGGACGTCCAGCCCTTCGTGGAGGACGCCCAGCTTCAGATGCAGGCTCTCCGCCGGCACCTGCCCGCGGTGCTGCTCGCGCTTCAGCCCAAGCGGGACGACATCACCCTGATTGCCCAGGAGTCCGGCGAGACGCGGTGCCTCCACCGCTGGCTGGTGCCGCTGCTCGAGGACGCCCAGCGGCGCCGCTGGATTGTCGAAGGCCGTCCCTCCCTGACCAGCAAGAGCAGCGACCGCAAGCGCAAGTGGGACGAGCGGCTCGGCCCCGACTCCCTGCTGAAGCGCCTGAACTCTGGAGACGGTCTCCGCGAGGTGCTCCTCTCCGTGCACGGACCGAATGCGGGAGTGTTCCTGGCCCTCGAGGCGGGCGTGCACCGCTTCAGCGATACCGGGGAAAAGGACGACGTGCCCGTGCTCACCCTCCGGCCCGTGGCGATGCGCAGCACGCTCTCCGACAAGGAGCTGTCGCTGCCGGTCATCGCTCCACCCACGCCTCCTCCCCTCAAACAACTGCGGCTGATGCCGCCCGTGCGTGAGCACCTCCCTGATTCGTGGATCAAGCTGTGCGAAGGCACGGGCATCATCCGGCTCGACGGCAAGGACTACTTCCGGGACCTGGAGCTCATCCTCCTGGAACACATCACCCACGCGGAACGCTCTGACGGCCTCGACCGGGAGGGCCTCTTCTCCTTCGAGCTCGACGCGGTGAAGGAGGCCAAGCGATGA